The following coding sequences lie in one Klebsiella huaxiensis genomic window:
- a CDS encoding fimbria/pilus outer membrane usher protein, whose amino-acid sequence MKNNHNKWRLNRIAGALAVALIPWCDDALARDVFNPALLEMDGPQMGVRDLSAYEQAGGQQPGTYRVDIYLNNIFMETRDVIFQQSRVPGEAALQPCLKVEELAEWGVRVKQFPELGRKSADCADLEVIPQAKADFRFSQQRLLLSFPQAAVSSAARGWVDPKQWDDGVTALLLNYSLSGANNWSRKNDTPNSDNQYVNLRPGINIGPWRLRNYTTWNRSSSGGESSNSWDTVYTYAQRNINALQGVMTLGDSSTDADVFEGIPFRGAMLASDDDMLPESLRGYAPVVRGIARTNAQVIIRQNGYEIYQTYVSPGAFEITDMYPTGGSGDLSVTIKESDGSEQNLIVPYASLPVLQREGRLKYSVTSGVYRAYDNSIDETPLTQATAIYGLPWGITLYGGGQFSSKYQSLALGMGKNLGELGAVSTDVTQAWSNRQDKDKESGQSVRIRYSKDLPGLGTNVSLAGYRYATSGYWDMQEVLDTYRDDNYTSSIERRRNRGEVTLSQSLGEEMGSMSLSYIREDYWNTGRTMESVGVGYNNSWRGISYSMNYSYNRNTTDHSTGKRNDEDHLFALSISIPLGEWLPKPVYANYSLNSSKNGSTSNNLGLSGTLLERNNLSWSVQEGYTSQGRGESGNINADWRATYAELTGGYSHDKYSHRLNYALRGGVLAHENGLTLGQPFGETLALVKAPGASGVGVNNQTGVRTDWRGYAVVPYTSPYRKNILTLDTSTMPDDVDLELTTQTVVPTRGAVVRASYTTSVGNRVLMTVRRANGQPVPFGAMVSVPGAAASEQAFIVGEGGQVYLTGLESNGVLNVKWGSGTQDRCRIQYALPSGKTLTGIIVAQGLCR is encoded by the coding sequence ATGAAAAATAACCATAACAAATGGCGGCTTAACCGGATAGCCGGAGCTCTGGCCGTTGCCTTGATACCGTGGTGTGATGATGCGCTGGCGCGGGATGTGTTTAACCCTGCATTATTGGAAATGGATGGCCCGCAGATGGGCGTCAGGGATTTATCGGCTTACGAACAGGCCGGAGGGCAGCAGCCGGGAACCTATCGGGTCGATATTTACCTCAACAATATCTTTATGGAGACCCGGGATGTCATCTTTCAGCAAAGCCGAGTACCGGGCGAAGCGGCACTGCAGCCCTGTCTGAAAGTTGAAGAGCTTGCCGAATGGGGCGTGCGAGTCAAGCAATTTCCTGAATTAGGTCGTAAATCGGCGGACTGCGCGGATCTGGAGGTTATACCTCAGGCAAAGGCTGATTTCCGTTTTAGCCAGCAGCGCCTGCTATTAAGCTTCCCTCAGGCGGCGGTTTCCAGCGCGGCGCGGGGCTGGGTTGACCCGAAACAGTGGGATGACGGGGTGACTGCACTTCTGTTGAACTACTCTTTAAGTGGAGCAAATAACTGGTCGCGCAAGAACGACACGCCGAACAGCGATAATCAATACGTTAACCTGCGCCCCGGTATCAATATCGGGCCGTGGCGTTTGCGCAATTACACGACCTGGAATCGCAGCAGCAGTGGAGGAGAGTCCAGTAACAGTTGGGATACGGTTTATACCTATGCTCAGCGCAATATTAATGCCCTGCAAGGGGTGATGACGCTGGGCGACAGCAGCACCGATGCTGACGTTTTTGAAGGTATTCCCTTCCGCGGGGCGATGCTGGCTTCCGATGACGATATGCTACCGGAAAGCCTGCGCGGCTATGCGCCGGTCGTCCGGGGGATTGCGCGTACGAATGCTCAGGTCATTATTCGTCAGAACGGTTATGAGATTTATCAGACCTATGTCTCTCCCGGAGCCTTTGAAATCACCGATATGTATCCAACTGGCGGATCGGGCGATTTATCGGTCACTATCAAAGAATCCGATGGCAGCGAGCAGAACCTGATAGTGCCATATGCTTCCCTGCCTGTTCTGCAGCGTGAGGGCCGCCTCAAATATAGCGTGACCTCCGGCGTATACCGAGCCTACGACAATAGCATTGATGAAACACCGCTCACACAAGCGACGGCTATTTACGGCTTGCCGTGGGGGATAACCCTTTACGGCGGCGGCCAGTTTAGCAGCAAATATCAGTCGCTGGCGTTGGGGATGGGGAAAAACCTCGGTGAGCTTGGCGCCGTATCAACGGACGTCACTCAAGCCTGGTCGAACCGCCAGGATAAAGACAAAGAGAGTGGGCAGTCCGTACGCATCCGTTACAGCAAAGATCTCCCGGGACTGGGCACCAACGTCTCTCTGGCAGGATATCGCTATGCGACCAGTGGCTACTGGGATATGCAGGAAGTGCTGGATACCTACCGGGATGACAATTATACCTCTTCAATCGAACGGCGGCGCAACCGGGGAGAAGTTACTCTGAGCCAGAGCCTGGGCGAAGAAATGGGGTCGATGTCGTTAAGCTATATCCGCGAAGATTACTGGAACACCGGGCGCACGATGGAGTCCGTCGGCGTCGGCTACAACAACAGCTGGCGCGGCATCAGTTATAGCATGAACTACAGCTATAACCGCAATACCACTGACCATAGCACCGGTAAGCGTAATGACGAAGATCACTTGTTCGCGCTGAGCATTAGCATTCCTCTGGGCGAATGGCTACCGAAGCCGGTTTATGCCAACTACTCCCTGAATAGCAGTAAAAATGGCTCTACCAGCAATAATCTGGGCCTCTCCGGCACCTTACTGGAGCGTAATAACCTGAGCTGGAGCGTACAGGAAGGCTATACCAGCCAGGGAAGAGGGGAGAGCGGCAACATCAATGCCGACTGGCGTGCGACCTATGCTGAGCTCACTGGCGGCTACAGCCATGATAAATACAGCCATCGCCTGAACTACGCCCTACGCGGCGGGGTGCTGGCGCATGAAAATGGCCTGACGTTGGGGCAGCCTTTTGGTGAAACCCTGGCTTTAGTTAAAGCGCCAGGTGCCTCAGGCGTTGGTGTCAACAACCAGACCGGCGTCAGGACCGACTGGCGAGGCTATGCCGTGGTGCCTTATACCTCGCCGTATCGTAAGAATATATTGACCCTTGACACTAGCACGATGCCAGACGATGTCGATCTTGAGCTAACCACTCAGACGGTGGTGCCAACCCGTGGGGCGGTAGTTCGCGCAAGCTATACCACCAGCGTGGGGAACCGGGTGCTGATGACGGTGCGCCGGGCGAATGGCCAGCCTGTACCTTTCGGTGCCATGGTCAGCGTACCTGGAGCTGCGGCGTCAGAGCAGGCATTTATCGTTGGCGAGGGCGGACAAGTCTACCTGACCGGTCTGGAGTCTAACGGTGTACTCAACGTGAAATGGGGCTCTGGCACGCAAGATCGCTGCCGGATCCAGTATGCGCTGCCGTCAGGTAAAACCCTCACCGGTATTATTGTAGCCCAGGGGCTATGCCGCTAA
- a CDS encoding fimbrial protein, whose product MKKALWLVLLLPVFSSWGGIPLNVKGNIYYLPCDVSTDTKYQEVNFGTLLNIDFQSAGDVSGWKTFSLNIENCPAGTTKATVKFDGVTDGDDATHFANMAASDAAQNIALQITSTDHSITYKNQDQMTIAINSSTGKGEFPLAARLYSTQGGVTVGKFESVVQLTFTYQ is encoded by the coding sequence ATGAAAAAGGCACTGTGGTTGGTATTGTTGCTGCCTGTTTTTTCATCCTGGGGCGGAATTCCTCTGAATGTTAAAGGTAATATTTATTATCTTCCCTGTGACGTAAGCACCGATACAAAATATCAGGAGGTTAATTTTGGTACGCTCCTGAATATTGATTTTCAATCGGCTGGTGACGTTTCAGGGTGGAAAACCTTTAGCTTAAATATAGAAAACTGCCCGGCAGGAACCACCAAAGCGACGGTGAAGTTTGATGGTGTCACCGATGGCGATGACGCTACGCATTTCGCCAATATGGCTGCCAGTGATGCGGCGCAGAATATCGCGCTGCAGATAACCAGTACCGATCATTCAATAACATATAAAAATCAGGATCAAATGACCATTGCTATTAACAGCAGTACCGGCAAGGGTGAATTCCCGCTGGCGGCTCGCTTATATTCAACCCAAGGAGGGGTAACGGTCGGGAAATTCGAATCAGTGGTGCAACTGACTTTTACCTATCAGTAA
- a CDS encoding fimbrial biogenesis chaperone, whose translation MKQYLKVLMAGWLLMGAVAHAGVVTGGTRLIYPGGKKESSLSVTNNDATPYLIQSWVETDKGTAPFLLTPPLFRLDGEQQTRLRVIYSGGLPENKESMFWMNIKAIPSSQAKAGANTLQIAIKTRIKLIYRPKSVAGTPETVTEQLRWTRSGNTLQVTNPTAFYMNFAEVKIGGAEVKEANWVAPGATASFDLPRGSMGSLRWKLINDYGGIGAQHNANL comes from the coding sequence ATGAAACAATACCTGAAAGTGCTGATGGCTGGATGGCTGTTGATGGGCGCTGTGGCACATGCGGGCGTTGTCACTGGCGGTACTCGCCTGATTTATCCCGGTGGCAAAAAAGAGTCTTCTCTGAGCGTAACCAACAATGACGCTACACCCTATCTTATCCAAAGCTGGGTCGAGACCGATAAAGGGACCGCCCCTTTTCTGTTAACGCCGCCTTTATTTCGCCTGGATGGTGAGCAGCAGACCCGCCTGCGAGTGATTTATAGCGGTGGATTGCCGGAAAACAAAGAAAGTATGTTCTGGATGAATATCAAAGCGATTCCATCCTCACAGGCTAAGGCTGGCGCCAACACATTACAAATCGCCATTAAAACCCGTATCAAATTAATTTATCGGCCGAAATCCGTTGCGGGAACGCCGGAAACAGTGACGGAGCAGCTTCGCTGGACGCGCAGTGGCAATACGCTGCAGGTCACTAATCCCACTGCGTTTTATATGAATTTCGCCGAGGTAAAAATCGGTGGCGCAGAAGTTAAAGAAGCCAACTGGGTGGCGCCTGGCGCGACGGCAAGCTTTGACTTACCGCGCGGTAGCATGGGCTCTTTGCGGTGGAAACTGATTAATGATTACGGCGGTATTGGCGCACAGCATAACGCTAATTTGTAA
- the menF gene encoding isochorismate synthase MenF yields MLSVSTALESLSGCLAEDFPPSPGTRIFDIPFVLNDAFDPLLWCCHQPHWPQFYWQQRNGDEELAALGAVKTFSSLSQAHAFLQRQGRDDLRICGLNAFDPQRGMLILPRLEWHRLGGNATLRLVLCSDTSLCDDARAAREFLRLLTTEQAQTTAIPYLHSEQHFPAYPQWRELIMQATQAIAAGEMDKVVLSRATDLHFAALLNAGSIMAASRRSNLNCFHYLMAFTSQEAFLGSTPERLWRRRGALLRTEALAGTVASHEDECQAQRLGDWLMSDDKNQRENMLVVEDICQRMQGETRALEVLPPQIVRLRKVQHLRRCIWAALDKPDDARCLHRLQPTAAVAGLPRQTALDFITRHEPFTRDWYAGSAGYLSLAQSEFCVSLRSAQVEQNKLRLYAGAGIVSGSDPEQEWLEIDNKAAGLRSLLLAET; encoded by the coding sequence GTGCTGTCTGTTTCCACCGCGCTGGAAAGCCTGTCCGGCTGTCTGGCTGAAGATTTCCCGCCATCGCCCGGCACGCGAATTTTCGATATCCCCTTTGTGCTGAATGACGCTTTTGATCCTCTGTTGTGGTGCTGCCATCAGCCGCATTGGCCGCAATTCTACTGGCAGCAGCGCAACGGTGATGAAGAGCTGGCTGCGCTAGGGGCGGTAAAAACCTTTTCTTCTCTGAGCCAGGCGCACGCTTTTTTGCAGCGACAGGGGCGCGACGACCTGCGGATTTGCGGCCTTAACGCCTTTGATCCGCAGCGGGGCATGCTGATACTGCCGAGGCTGGAGTGGCATCGCCTGGGCGGTAACGCCACGCTACGTCTGGTGCTGTGCAGCGATACTTCGCTCTGTGACGATGCCCGCGCGGCGCGGGAATTCCTTCGTTTGTTAACGACGGAGCAAGCGCAAACTACGGCGATACCTTATCTGCATAGCGAACAGCATTTTCCGGCGTATCCGCAGTGGCGAGAGTTGATTATGCAGGCCACTCAGGCGATAGCGGCAGGGGAAATGGATAAAGTGGTATTGTCTCGCGCCACCGATTTGCATTTTGCCGCGCTGTTAAACGCCGGATCGATTATGGCCGCCAGTCGCCGGAGTAACCTCAATTGCTTCCATTACCTGATGGCCTTTACCTCACAGGAAGCTTTCCTGGGTTCCACGCCGGAACGACTGTGGCGGCGTCGCGGTGCGCTACTGCGTACCGAAGCGCTGGCGGGAACCGTAGCCAGCCATGAAGACGAGTGCCAGGCGCAGCGTTTAGGCGACTGGCTGATGAGTGATGATAAAAACCAGCGCGAAAATATGCTGGTGGTGGAAGATATTTGTCAGCGAATGCAGGGGGAGACTCGCGCGCTGGAGGTACTGCCGCCGCAGATCGTCCGCCTGCGTAAAGTACAGCATCTGCGGCGCTGTATTTGGGCCGCGCTGGATAAACCTGATGACGCCCGCTGCCTGCACCGGCTCCAGCCCACGGCGGCGGTTGCCGGCTTACCTCGACAGACGGCGCTGGATTTTATCACCCGCCACGAACCTTTTACCCGCGACTGGTATGCCGGTTCCGCTGGCTATCTATCGCTGGCGCAAAGTGAATTCTGCGTGTCCCTACGTTCGGCGCAAGTAGAGCAAAACAAGCTCAGATTGTACGCCGGGGCAGGAATCGTCAGCGGTTCGGACCCTGAACAAGAGTGGCTGGAAATTGACAACAAAGCGGCGGGATTGCGCTCGTTACTGCTTGCAGAAACCTAG
- a CDS encoding GNAT family N-acetyltransferase, with product MITWQDLHHAELTVPQLYAVLKLRCAVFVVEQTCAYQDVDGDDLVGENRHLLGWRGDELVAYARILKSDDEFEPVVIGRVIVSPAVRGEKLGYQLMEQALASCRQHWPQKAIYLGAQAHLQKFYASFGFVPVTEVYDEDGIDHIGMAREIATH from the coding sequence ATGATTACATGGCAGGATCTTCACCACGCCGAACTGACCGTCCCACAGCTCTATGCTGTACTCAAGTTACGCTGCGCGGTGTTCGTTGTCGAACAAACCTGCGCCTATCAGGACGTTGACGGCGACGATCTGGTGGGCGAAAACCGTCATCTTCTCGGCTGGCGCGGCGATGAACTGGTGGCCTACGCGCGTATTCTCAAGAGCGATGATGAGTTTGAGCCGGTGGTGATTGGGCGGGTCATTGTCAGCCCGGCGGTGCGCGGCGAGAAGCTAGGCTACCAACTGATGGAGCAGGCGCTGGCCAGCTGTCGTCAGCACTGGCCGCAAAAGGCTATCTATCTTGGCGCTCAGGCGCATCTGCAAAAATTTTATGCCAGCTTCGGCTTTGTGCCGGTCACCGAGGTTTATGACGAGGACGGCATCGATCATATCGGCATGGCGCGCGAAATTGCCACCCACTAA
- a CDS encoding tyrosine-type recombinase/integrase, whose amino-acid sequence MQDETEYLSEKDVERLVLAAHYCAHPERNSCMIQMCFLHGCRINEITALTLSDVDLPGKRVYIRRARHGVSGYHPLQPKEVISLQRWLLARECYPAHSDLLFLSSRGNKMTRQRFYQIIRECCELAKLKQNVHPRMLRHACGYELGKKGIDDDSIQDYLGYRNLKSILRYNGYVEE is encoded by the coding sequence ATGCAGGATGAAACGGAATATCTTAGCGAGAAAGACGTTGAGCGTCTGGTTCTTGCTGCACATTATTGTGCTCACCCGGAAAGAAATAGCTGCATGATTCAAATGTGCTTTCTGCACGGTTGTCGAATTAATGAAATCACGGCATTAACATTGAGTGATGTCGACTTGCCCGGTAAGCGGGTCTATATTCGCCGGGCTCGCCACGGTGTATCAGGCTATCACCCTTTGCAGCCGAAAGAGGTTATTTCGTTGCAGCGCTGGCTGCTGGCTCGGGAATGTTACCCGGCCCATAGCGATCTTCTTTTTCTCTCCTCAAGGGGAAATAAGATGACCCGACAGCGTTTCTATCAAATTATTCGCGAATGCTGTGAACTAGCGAAGCTAAAGCAGAATGTTCACCCACGAATGCTACGTCATGCCTGTGGCTATGAACTGGGTAAGAAAGGCATTGATGACGATTCTATTCAGGATTACCTTGGCTATCGGAATTTAAAATCTATCCTGCGTTATAACGGTTATGTTGAAGAGTAA
- a CDS encoding fimbrial protein produces MKRFSWGILAGLTALVISPQAMAATEWCETMTKAPFQDHFSFIETFTNPSQNQAGMEFPRLYQWNTGGSYQAKCDCETVTGIPILYKTTIPGLVATQTRSGLNYYRLNQYLEIASELYIAGKLNQFVPTPVQDASNLNNNSFVCNTGGTLFDTGSRGYISLYFTRPFVGQVTIPPTIILNVYGTRRAGSYSSIPMTQITMSGSVTVPQSCEINTGQPINVDFGDIAANNFKTANQMPTGFTPHTVNMTVACTNISAGVKISLSFQGTQDSHDNTALVTTNSDIAVRIENITGVKIPVISGLLPVNLNYSTQTGNTTMKIYPINTTGNLPDGGGFTATATIQAEIE; encoded by the coding sequence ATGAAACGATTTTCATGGGGAATATTGGCAGGCCTGACGGCGTTGGTGATATCGCCGCAGGCGATGGCGGCCACCGAATGGTGTGAAACCATGACCAAAGCCCCTTTTCAGGACCATTTTTCATTTATTGAAACCTTTACTAATCCTTCGCAAAACCAGGCCGGAATGGAGTTTCCTCGCCTATATCAGTGGAATACAGGGGGAAGCTATCAGGCAAAATGTGATTGCGAAACGGTAACTGGCATACCCATATTGTATAAAACAACCATTCCTGGGCTTGTCGCGACACAAACACGTAGCGGGCTTAATTATTATAGACTTAATCAGTATTTGGAGATCGCCAGCGAGCTATATATTGCGGGAAAACTAAATCAATTTGTACCGACACCTGTTCAGGATGCAAGTAATCTGAATAATAACTCTTTTGTTTGTAATACTGGCGGTACGCTTTTTGATACAGGTTCACGGGGATATATTTCACTCTACTTTACCCGGCCATTTGTTGGTCAGGTGACAATTCCTCCGACGATAATACTTAATGTCTATGGAACAAGGAGAGCGGGGAGCTACAGCTCTATTCCGATGACGCAGATAACAATGAGCGGTTCGGTTACGGTACCGCAATCCTGTGAGATAAATACCGGTCAGCCGATTAATGTTGATTTTGGCGATATTGCCGCCAATAATTTTAAGACGGCAAACCAAATGCCGACGGGATTTACCCCGCATACGGTAAATATGACCGTGGCCTGCACCAATATTTCCGCTGGGGTCAAAATCTCCCTTTCATTCCAGGGAACACAGGATAGCCATGACAATACTGCGCTGGTGACCACCAATAGCGATATTGCGGTACGGATTGAAAATATTACCGGTGTCAAAATTCCGGTCATCTCAGGGCTTCTGCCGGTCAATCTGAATTATTCGACCCAGACTGGGAATACGACCATGAAAATCTATCCGATTAATACTACAGGCAATTTACCTGATGGCGGTGGATTTACGGCTACGGCAACCATTCAGGCAGAAATTGAATAA
- a CDS encoding fimbrial protein, whose amino-acid sequence MKKTLLAAVVAGCATFSGAALADDGQVKFLGEIIDAGCDVVNDLSNPLEVQMGQIAKTAFTGPGSTAAEQGFDIKLENCPTTVTKASVLFSGTNVGGDNDKLQLTAEPSVATGVALQLVDGSNNNTLPLFTRSTSLTIPSTGNIDLPFRVRYIQTDTTVVAGKANGTANFTISYN is encoded by the coding sequence ATGAAAAAAACATTACTTGCTGCTGTTGTTGCCGGTTGCGCGACGTTCTCTGGTGCTGCGCTGGCAGATGATGGTCAGGTGAAGTTTCTTGGCGAAATCATTGATGCCGGCTGCGACGTGGTCAACGACCTGTCTAACCCGCTGGAAGTCCAAATGGGACAGATCGCCAAGACAGCGTTTACCGGTCCCGGTTCTACTGCGGCTGAGCAAGGTTTCGATATCAAACTGGAAAACTGCCCGACTACTGTGACTAAAGCATCGGTGCTGTTCTCCGGCACTAACGTTGGCGGCGACAATGACAAACTGCAACTGACCGCAGAACCTAGTGTCGCTACAGGCGTAGCTCTGCAGCTGGTTGATGGTAGCAACAACAATACCCTGCCGTTGTTCACCCGTTCTACCAGCCTGACCATCCCGTCTACCGGCAATATCGATCTGCCATTCCGCGTTCGTTATATCCAGACTGACACTACTGTTGTTGCTGGTAAAGCTAACGGTACCGCTAACTTCACAATCAGCTACAACTGA
- the rnz gene encoding ribonuclease Z, with protein sequence MELLFLGTSAGVPTRTRNMTSIVLNLQQPTTAEMWLFDCGEGTQHQFLQTPYHPGKLNKIFITHLHGDHLFGLPGLLCSRSMQGNSLPLTLYGPKGLKEFVETALRLSGSWTDYPLTIVEVGPGLVFDEQGYRVSAYPLNHPVECYGYRIEQHDKPGALDAARLIADGVPSGPLFHRLKQGLTVELEDGRIIDGSRYLGPATPGKKLAIFGDTAPCPEALELARDVDVMVHEVTLEQVMAEKANSRGHSVSQQTAALARDAGVGTLIATHFSSRYDVKGCQRLLAECQEIFPSTLLAEDFLAYTVD encoded by the coding sequence ATGGAATTACTATTTTTGGGGACATCCGCTGGCGTGCCCACCCGTACGCGTAATATGACGTCGATAGTGTTGAATTTGCAACAGCCAACAACGGCTGAGATGTGGTTGTTCGACTGCGGGGAGGGAACCCAGCATCAGTTTCTGCAAACCCCTTATCACCCCGGCAAACTGAATAAGATTTTTATCACCCATTTACATGGCGATCATCTGTTCGGCCTTCCCGGTCTGCTATGCAGTCGCTCGATGCAGGGTAATTCGCTGCCGCTGACGCTGTATGGGCCAAAAGGGCTTAAGGAGTTCGTAGAAACCGCGCTGCGCCTTAGTGGTTCCTGGACCGATTATCCGCTAACCATCGTCGAGGTCGGGCCTGGTTTGGTGTTTGATGAACAGGGCTATCGGGTTAGTGCATATCCGTTAAATCATCCGGTTGAGTGTTATGGCTATCGCATCGAGCAGCACGATAAACCAGGTGCTCTTGATGCCGCCCGGCTTATCGCTGACGGCGTCCCCTCCGGTCCGTTGTTCCACCGTTTAAAGCAAGGATTAACGGTTGAGCTGGAAGATGGGCGGATAATTGACGGTAGCCGCTATCTTGGTCCGGCGACACCGGGGAAAAAGCTGGCTATTTTCGGCGATACGGCACCCTGCCCGGAGGCGCTGGAACTGGCACGCGACGTGGATGTCATGGTCCACGAGGTCACTCTGGAGCAGGTGATGGCGGAAAAAGCCAATAGCCGCGGGCATTCAGTCAGTCAACAGACGGCCGCGCTGGCGCGCGATGCAGGCGTCGGTACGCTTATCGCCACTCATTTTAGCTCACGCTATGATGTTAAGGGCTGTCAGCGCCTTCTTGCTGAATGTCAGGAGATTTTTCCGTCAACTTTGTTAGCGGAAGATTTTCTGGCCTATACCGTGGACTAA